GTAGCCGATGATCCCAGGGAAAACATTTTCGCCGGTGCGCAGCTTGGCGATCAGGTTCTCGCGCAGTTCGTCTTTCACGCGGCGCGAGCGGAGACGTTCTTCGGAGAAAGAGCTGCGGCGTAACTCACCGAGCGTGCGGGGAACGGACATCGGAACGGGCCCCCTGGATTTGTTTCTGAAGATCGCTGTCGTGCCGTTTGATTATACGCCGCGGAAAAAGTCGCGCTCACACCGCATGGCCGTTGCCTCCCGCCTTCTTGCGCGTCGTAAGAGCCCGCCGTAGGCGCGGCACCAGCGCTTCGTAATACGTCACGATCTCGCCGATGCGCGCCGCTTCGGAGCGCGTCTCCAGCAGCGTCTGCTTGAAGTCGAGTTCGAGCGGCAGCCCGGCGGTGATGAGGAACGAGAGCTGCGGTCCGGGCGCGGGCGGATTCTCGGCTTCCACGTCCGCCAGCGCGAGCAGGTCGAGATAAAGCCGGATGGCGTGCTGCGCTGCCGCGACCGAAGCCTCGCTCGGGTCGTCGTCGAAGTACGTGATGTCACCGCGCAGGAAAGCGCGGTCTTCATTCAGGCCTGAGATCTCGAAGCGACGGCGGCCTTCGGTGAGGATGTCCATGCGGCCGTCGTCGTAGCGCTTGGCCACATCGAGGATGGCGGCGGTGCATCCGATGCCGGCCACGCCTTTGTCGCTGGCGCGCACGATCCCGAACTCATTCTTGTCGCGCAGGCATTCGCCGATCATCTCCTGGTAGCGCGGCTCGAAGATGTGCAGCGGCAAAGGGACGCCGGGGAAGAGCACGAGTTCCAGTGGGAAGAGCGGCAGGAGCGGCACGCCCAACATTCTATCCATTATTTCCAGGGACGCCGCAACACTGTCACCTCTCCCGCTTTGCAGGATCAGCTCGGCTGCGCCGTCGCTCGCGCTCGGGCTCGCGCGGCTTACTTCGCAAGGCCGGGGCTCGCTTCGCGCTCACCCCTCTTGACTTGCTTCGCCTAAGCCGATAGAAGCAGCGCATGAAAGCAAAAGGGAAAGTCGTTGTCGTCACCGGCGCGTCCATGGGCATCGGCGAAGCGCTGGCGCGGATCTTCGTGGAGCACGGCGCGGACGTGATGATGTCCTCGCGCGACCTCAGCCGCGTGGAAGCGGCGCGCGCGCGCATCGGCTTCAAGCATCTGGAGAGGACGATGGCCGCGCGTTGCGACGTCACCAAGCGCGAGGACGTGGACCGCCTGCGCGACCTCGGGCTGAAAACCCATGGCCACATCGACGTCTGGATCAACAATGCCGGCCATGGTCTCAACGATTCGGTCGAGAACATGGACCTGGCCGAAGTCCGCAGAATGTTCGATACCAACCTGTTCGGCGCGCTCCACGGCATGCAGTCCGTGATCCCGGTGATGAGGAAGCAGGGAAGCGGCACCATCATCAACATCTCCAGCGTCGCCGGATACATCGCGGTGCCGTACATGGCCGCCTATTGCGCCACCAAGCACGCGCTCAACGCCTTCTCCCACGCCGCCCGCGTCGAGCTGATGGGCACCGGAGTGAACGTGCTCAACGTGTGCCCGGGATACATCAAGACGAACTTCCAGAGCAATCTCGTCCGCGGCACCGATCGCCTGCGCTACGGCGGCGACAACCGCCCGGGCGCCACGCCCGACGACGTGGCCGAAGCCACGCTCAAGGCTTACTTGAAGGGAAAGCGGGAGATCGTTGTGCCGGCAAGCAATCAGTGGGCGATACGGATGTACCAGCATTCGCCGGGTATCGTTGACCGGACGATGAAGAAGAACATGCGGCACACCGATACCGAAGCGCCGGCGCAACCGGTGAGATAGCACTCTCGCCGGTCATCCCGAGGAGCGCAGCGACGAGGGATCTGGGGACCCAGCGTTCGCCACCATGCCAGTTGTGCGAGCTTCCTCGACAGATTCCTCCTCGGCCCCGTTGGGCCTTGTCGGAATGACTATCCCAACTCTTCCAGCATCGCGCTCATCTCGCTCTTGGCGTGCTGGTTGCCGGTGCGGTCGGCGGAGGCGATGCCGTCTTTCAACCGCTGCTTCGCTTCGTCATTGCGCCCGGCGCGCGCGAGAGCCTGCGCCGCCATGAAGTATCCGGCGGTGTAGTCGGGATTGGCATGCAGCAGCGCGGCGAACTCGCGCAGCGCGGCTTCGGTGTCGCCGGCGTTGGAGTACTCCATCGCCAGGCCGTAGCGAGCAAAGGCGTCGTTGGGATTCTGGGCAAGAAACTCTTTCAGCATGTCGGCGCGCGTCGTCATGGGCACACTCATCTTCGGCACGCCATTTTCTGCACAGCAGTGGAAAACGTCAAATCGGGATTGGGATAGAATCCGCCCAGTCCAACCAACCACATGGCTTGCCCTTTCTTCATCCCGGAGCAGCGCTGCGACGCCGAATTGTGGCAGCATCGCGCACGGCTGCCGCTGGGCGATGGTTTCACCGGACGCTGCTGCGCGCACGCCGAAGCCTACCGTCCGTCGCAAGACGAGCTGCGCGATTTCTGCAACCTCGGTTACGCGAAGACCTGCGCGCGTCTGCCCGCCGGCCGCGACGCCGATTCGGTGCGCTTCATGGCGAGAGCGAGTGACGCGCTGATCTCCATCAAGTATCTGCTCGAGCGCGGACACGCGCCGGTGGCCGATGGCGAGCTGCGCTACGACCCGGCCGCCGCGCAATGGCAGAGCCCGCATCCGGACGAGCGTGTGCAGACCAAGGCACAGTGTTATCTTGAGTCGTACCTGGCACGGCATCCGGCCGCCGCCCGGGCTGCGGCAAAATAGACGTCGGCGAAATGAGCAACCGCAAAGTGAACGACCGCAAGATGAACGACGGCAAGCGCTCCCCACAGACATCCGTACAGACAAAAGACCCGAGCGAGACCGGCGCCAATCTCCCGCGCACGCTCGAGCCGCGGACCGTCCGCGCCTCGCAATCGCAGATGGCCGAGGTCATCTTCCCCAACGACGCGAACCCGCTCGGCAACCTGATGGGCGGCCGCCTGATGCAGCTCATCGACGTTGCCGGCGCCATGGCCGCGCATCGCCACTCGCGCAGCTACGTGGTCACCGCGTCCATGGACCATCTCGACTTCCTCGCGCCCGTGGCGGTGGGCGATCTGCTGGTGCTCAAATCGAGTGTGAAC
This is a stretch of genomic DNA from Acidobacteriota bacterium. It encodes these proteins:
- a CDS encoding tetratricopeptide repeat protein, with protein sequence MSVPMTTRADMLKEFLAQNPNDAFARYGLAMEYSNAGDTEAALREFAALLHANPDYTAGYFMAAQALARAGRNDEAKQRLKDGIASADRTGNQHAKSEMSAMLEELG
- a CDS encoding SDR family NAD(P)-dependent oxidoreductase — encoded protein: MKAKGKVVVVTGASMGIGEALARIFVEHGADVMMSSRDLSRVEAARARIGFKHLERTMAARCDVTKREDVDRLRDLGLKTHGHIDVWINNAGHGLNDSVENMDLAEVRRMFDTNLFGALHGMQSVIPVMRKQGSGTIINISSVAGYIAVPYMAAYCATKHALNAFSHAARVELMGTGVNVLNVCPGYIKTNFQSNLVRGTDRLRYGGDNRPGATPDDVAEATLKAYLKGKREIVVPASNQWAIRMYQHSPGIVDRTMKKNMRHTDTEAPAQPVR
- a CDS encoding LON peptidase substrate-binding domain-containing protein; this translates as MDRMLGVPLLPLFPLELVLFPGVPLPLHIFEPRYQEMIGECLRDKNEFGIVRASDKGVAGIGCTAAILDVAKRYDDGRMDILTEGRRRFEISGLNEDRAFLRGDITYFDDDPSEASVAAAQHAIRLYLDLLALADVEAENPPAPGPQLSFLITAGLPLELDFKQTLLETRSEAARIGEIVTYYEALVPRLRRALTTRKKAGGNGHAV